One Aphelocoma coerulescens isolate FSJ_1873_10779 chromosome 5, UR_Acoe_1.0, whole genome shotgun sequence DNA segment encodes these proteins:
- the VPS37C gene encoding vacuolar protein sorting-associated protein 37C — MDTLRSRTVEELRELQEDSQEIERLALESREVQELQLEREMALAANRSLAEQNLKFQAPLETGRSDLSKKYQELQELAGRCREQKEKLEKFSAALQPQTLLDLLQVESQKIEEESEKMAERFLEGEVPLETFLEQFSGMRKLSHLRRVRVEKLQEIVRKTEGSQERARDSQPPLPPPRPPPPPHVPTDPTKPLPSGSPAFPLPYSPAPTLPPGPTAHGALPPAPFPGSPVTVGHVASSQPSSQATFPYPLPPAPGYPAASAADSAPGYPKSTSGGFSWSPSRAPPQPLPYPAPHPSPPPARPGYSPYIPPGAGRPQCPYPTQPPLPNFPIPAQAPYPGPPPAFGYPPPPNPQRPSWPGY; from the exons ATGGACACGCTGAGGAGCCGGACGGTGGAGGAGCtccgggagctgcaggaggattCCCAGGAGATCGAGCGCTTGGCTTTGGAATCCCGGGAG gtgcaggagctgcagctggaaagggAGATGGCCCTGGCTGCCAACCGGAGCTTGGCCGAGCAGAACCTGAAATTCCAGGCGCCGCTGGAGACGGGACGCAGCGACCTCTCCAAGAAGTACCAGGAGTtgcaggagctggctgggaggtgcagggagcagaaggaaaagctgg AGAAATTCTCAGCAGCGCTGCAGCCTCAGACTTTGCTGGATCTCCTCCAGGTGGAAAGCCAGAAGATTGAAGAGGAATCCGAG AAAATGGCCGAGAGGTTCCTGGAGGGCGAGGTGCCCCTGGAGACGTTCCTGGAGCAGTTTTCCGGCATGAGGAAGTTGTCCCACCTGCGCCGGGTCCGAGTGGAAAAGCTGCAGGAGATCGTGAGGAAGACGGAGGGATCCCAGGAGCGCGCCAGGGActctcagcctcctcttcctcctcctcgtcctcctcctcctcctcacgtTCCCACGGATCCAACAAAACCCCTCCCATCGGGATCTCCGGCCTTCCCTCTGCCCTACAGCCCGGCTCCGACCCTTCCGCCCGGCCCCACTGCCCACGGAGCGCTGCCTCCCGCCCCTTTCCCGGGATCTCCGGTCACCGTGGGACACGTGGcttcctcccagcccagctcccaggccACCTTTCCCTACCCGCTTCCTCCAGCTCCCGGATATCCGGCGGCTTCTGCTGCCGACTCTGCGCCGGGGTATCCCAAATCCACCTCGGGAGGCTTTTCCTGGTCTCCATCCCGGGCCCCGCCGCAGCCCTTGCCCTatcctgctccccatccctctcctccccctgccagaCCGGGGTACTCTCCCTACATCCCgcctggagcagggagaccGCAGTGTCCCTACCCCACTCAGCCCCCTCTCCCGAATTTCCCGATCCCAGCACAGGCTCCCTATCCTGGGCCTCCCCCAGCCTTTGGATACCCCCCACCTCCAAACCCTCAGCGTCCTTCCTGGCCTGGATACTAA
- the CD5 gene encoding T-cell surface glycoprotein CD5 encodes MPLECDKPARGPPGEVSPPPPHSHISVNRSSEPLLPGKSPFSPPPPSRQRADSHRAPSRSLQRQLLLFGRLLTAGSVVSASQRPPNSPPGRDSNHPELLELLPRHAQDAELARSARGKADAQSKPKSHPWDLTASRGSHGSEGAPYPAVDIPGFGGSCTPQVSQPFPLVLGGTRGGNGAFKRGPEVTSKNHRGRKNSRFLPGPPPSPAPGRAAEAAEPPEPPVSPIPPPEPMATQLPILCLLLGIWAVPDRGAATWIPGEPLLRLTRGGCRCTGILEVNWENQWRQICRESVSMDDLDWICQRLECGPLSSESLELITLGGKGPLRQATRCQRPLQLLGCNWELANCTEHVIVSCREAVKTTPKPAPAPPATTPEPTGPPRLRLVDGNFSCSGFLELHKQGLWGAVASVPHIWPHLATLICRELRCGTAGNSHGEPDPGIHLPVRWEAVDSCGSHFLPDCFNRTSSRGKTPAFVTCSDSQPRALRRLAAGPTPCEGDIQVFHAGRWQDLCDSGAARRAERGRQICRELGCGNLTSSTEIREPPSTGVTCGVGPLHLCQPKLGNIRSCSRTRVVCQDSKPLPAGTSAGTVVSICLALLLFLILVLICGPPAYRKLMKRISKKKQRQWIGPTGVNQTVSFHRSSTAPRPRGHGGDNDYAQPPPKSSQVSAYPALEAACRRSNPPDNSSDSDYDLHSARRV; translated from the exons ATGCCTTTGGAGTGTGACAAGCCCGCCCGTGGCCCCCCAGGCGAGGTGTCACCTCCACCCCCACACAGCCACATCAGCGTCAACCGTTCCTCCGAGCCGCTCCTGCCTggaaaatcccccttttccccaccGCCGCCATCCCGGCAGCGTGCTGACAGCCACCGAGCCCCTTCCCGCTCACTCCAAAGGCAGCTCCTGCTTTTTGGAAGGCTCCTCACGGCAGGCAGCGTTGTCAGCGCTTCCCAGcgccccccaaactcccccccgGGAAGAGATTCCAATCATCccgagctgctggagctgctgccacgGCACGCTCAGGATGCTGAGCTGGCTCGCAGCGCCCGAGGCAAGGCGGATGCTCAATCCaagcccaaatcccatccctgggATCTCACGGCCTCCAGAGGCAgtcacggctctgagggagcccCATATCC AGCTGTGGACATCCCGGGATTTGGCGGGAGCTGCACCCCACAAGTGTCTCAGCCCTTTCCCCTCGTGCTTGGCGGGACCCGGGGAGGCAACGGAGCCTTCAAACGGGGCCCAGAGGTGACGTCAAAAAAccacagagggaggaaaaacagCCGGTTCCTGCCCGGGCCCCCTCCCTCGCCTgctcccggccgggcagcgGAGGCGGCGGAGCCTCCGgagccccccgtgtcccccatccCGCCACCGGAGCCCATGGCAACCCAGCTGCCCATCCTGTGCCTCCTGCTGGGAATATGGG CCGTCCCTGACCGTGGAGCAGCCACCTGGATCCCTGGAG AGCCCCTCCTGAGACTCACCAGAGGTGGCTGCCGCTGCACTGGGATACTGGAGGTGAACTGGGAAAACCAATGGAGGCAAATTTGCAGGGAGAGCGTGAGCATGGACGACCTGGATTGGATCTGCCAGCGGCTGGAGTGTGGCCCCCTCTCCTctgagtccctggagctcatcACTCTCGGTGGGAAGGGGCCGCTCAGGCAGGCCACGAGGTGCCAGAGgccactgcagctgctgggatgcAACTGGGAGCTGGCGAACTGCACGGAGCACGTCATTGTCTCCTGCAGAG AGGCGGTGAAAACCACTCCCAAGCCCGCACCGGCACCCCCGGCCACCACCCCGGAGCCCACAG gacccccccggctgcggcTGGTGGACGGCAATTTCAGCTGCTCCGGCTTCCTGGAGCTGCACaagcaggggctgtggggggccgTGGCGAGCGTCCCGCACATCTGGCCACACCTGGCCACCCTCATCTGCCGGGAATTGCGCTGCGGCACCGCTGGGAACAGCCACGGCGAGCCGGATCCGGGGATCCACCTGCCGGTGCGGTGGGAGGCAGTGGAttcctgtgggagccacttcCTGCCGGACTGCTTCAACAGGACCAGCTCCCGGGGGAAAACGCCCGCCTTCGTCACCTGCTCAG ATTCCCAGCCGCGGGCCCTGCGGAGGCTGGCGGCCGGCCCCACTCCCTGTGAAGGGGACATCCAGGTATTCCACGCAGGACGGTGGCAGGATCTGTGTGACTCCGGAGCAGCACGGCGAGCCGAGCGTGGCCGGCAGATCTGCCGGGAGCTGGGCTGCGGGAATCTTACTTCCAGCACGGAAATCCGGGAGCCTCCCTCGACGGGAGTCACCTGTGGGGTCGGCCCCCTGCACCTCTGCCAGCCCAAGCTCGGGAACATCCGGAGCTGCTCCCGGACCAGAGTCGTGT GCCAGGATTCGAAGCCGCTTCCTGCCGGGACATCTGCTGGAACCGTTGTGAGCATCTGCCTGgcgctgctgcttttcctcatccttGTCCTCATCTGTGGCCCTCCTGCCTACCGGAAGCTGATGAAGAGAA TCTCCAAGAAGAAGCAGCGCCAGTGGATCGGCCCCACAGGAGTCAACCAGACGG TGTCTTTCCACCGCTCCAGCACAGCGCCGAGGCCtcggggacacggaggggacaaCGACTACGCTCAGCCCCCCCCCAAGAGCTCCCAGGTCTCCGCTTATCCAG CTCTGGAAGCAGCATGCCGGCGTTCCAACCCCCCGGATAACTCCTCAGACAGCGACTACGACCTGCACTCTGCCCGCAGGGTGTga
- the CD6 gene encoding LOW QUALITY PROTEIN: T-cell differentiation antigen CD6 (The sequence of the model RefSeq protein was modified relative to this genomic sequence to represent the inferred CDS: deleted 2 bases in 1 codon) has translation MGGLCLLLVALSAVAPARGINRKAGTTRMRDDIPNFLSSTETTGAPTTPTGNTSVTPDPRALRLAGGRSRCEGRVELEQEGTWGTVCDDGWDIPDADVVCRQLQCGHAVRAQGNAAFGRGHGPILRDEVGCEGHERHLWECPAAPEHDCSHKEDAGVVCSGGFGIFRSRGCGRRVPNPALPAEHQEWRLSGGRDGCAGRVEVFFRGIWSTVCNSTWYELEATVLCRTLGCGNALQRPSFGHTLPGKMVYLCGSLQPSLAQCRWAFNKSAPCYQSWAAGVICNGSQGLETPTPTAEVTPGNVTVRHAEEGTPALGTPALDSPLFVLCLVLAALLLLSVLAFSAALLRLRKRSATSSLGIPMSVLGTHRSQSPDATSGIPKDYRETPTSLPKGSDLLVTAISKDSDSDSEYYEFSSKPPVALSTFYNSLRRHPRDDLLPLRRSQDRMEPFPEDEPARPSPAFRGSSSSSSSSSTEPCWNGSIPPPSQGTHWDPAGTSHDYSAVPPVPLAAPAPVPSQPWAPAAPADPDPDGSSSTSSGEWYENVQETEPPGDPSSHPGWSDPSCPLGEHPEDPDFSEGSDYDDIQGSAY, from the exons ATGGGGGGGCTCTGCCTGCTCTTGGTGGCTCTTTCTGCTGTGGCACCTGCACGAG GGATCAACCGGAAGGCGGGAACAACACGTATGCGGGATGACATCCCAAATTTTCTCTCTTCCACTG AAACGACAGGAGCTCCCACTACTCCGACTGGGAACACCTCGGTGACACCGG ATCCCAGAGCGCTCCGGCTGGCGGGTGGCCGGAGCCGCTGCGAGGGCCGcgtggagctggagcaggaggggacGTGGGGGACAGTGTGTGACGACGGCTGGGACATTCCCGACGCCGACGTCGTGTGCCGCCAGCTCCAGTGCGGCCACGCCGTGAGAGCCCAGGGCAACGCCGCCTTCGGCCGCGGGCACGGCCCCATCCTCCGGGATGAGGTGGGGTGCGAGGGACACGAGCGGCACCTCTGGGAATGTCCGGCCGCGCCGGAGCACGACTGCAGCCACAAGGAGGACGCCGGCGTCGTTTGctcaggtgggtttggaatatTCCGGAGCCGGGGATGCGGGCGGCGCGTCCCGAACCCTGCGCTC CCCGCAGAGCACCAGGAGTGGCGGCTCTCCGGAGGCCGGGACGGATGCGCCGGCAGGGTGGAGGTGTTTTTCCGTGGCATTTGGAGCACGGTGTGTAACAGCACCTGGTATGAGCTGGAGGCCACGGTGCTGTGCCGGACGCTGGGATGCGGGAACGCGCTCCAGCGGCCCTCCTTCGGACACACGCTTCCCGGGAAGATGGTGTACCTGTGCGGGAGCCTGCAGCCCTCGCTGGCACAGTGCCGCTGGGCCTTCAATAAATCCGCTCCGTGCTACCAGTCCTGGGCCGCCGGGGTTATCTGCAACG GCTCCCAGGGTTTGGAGACGCCGACGCCCACGGCTGAGGTGACTCCCGGGAACGTCACGGTCCGGCACG CCGAGGAGGGGACCCCAGCCTTGGGGACACCAGCCCTGGACAGTCCCCTCTTTGTCCTGTGCCTGGTGCTGGCGGCGCTGCTCCTGCTCTCCGTGCTGGCCTTTTCCGCCGCCCTGCTGAGGCTGAGGAAGAGGAGCG CCACGTCCTCCTTGGGAATACCCATGTCAGTCCTGGGGACCCACAGATCCCAGAGCCCCGACGCGACCTCCGGCATCCCCAAGGACTACAGGGAGACTCCCACCAGCCTTCCCAAAGGATCAG ACCTGCTGGTCACAGCCATTTCCAAGGATTCTGATTCCGACTCTGAATATTATGAGTTCAGCAGCAAGCCTCCTGTCGCCCTCTCCACCTTCTACA ACTCCCTGCGCCGGCATCCCAGGGACGATCTTCTCCCTCTGAGACGCAGCCAGGACAGGATGGAGCCATTCCCTGAGGATG AGCCGGCCAGGCCAAGCCCCGCCTTCCGCGGCTCCTCCagctcatcctcatcctcatccacGGAGCCCTGTTGGAATGGCAGCATTCCCCCTCCATCCCAGGGCACCCATTGGGACCCGGCAGGCACCAGCCACGACTACAGCGCAG ttcccccagttcccctGGCAGCGCccgccccagtgccctcccagccctgggcacctgcGGCTCCGGCAGATCCCGATCCCGAcggcagctccagcacctcctcGGGGGAGTGGTACGAGAACGTGCAGGAGACGGAGCCCCCCGGAGACCCCTCCTCCCATCCTG GCTGGTCAGATCCATCCTGTCCCTTGGGGGAACACCCGGAGGATCCCGACTTTTCCGAGGGCAGCGACTACGACGACATCCAGGGCTCTGCCTACTGA